A genome region from Aliivibrio salmonicida LFI1238 includes the following:
- a CDS encoding DUF2897 family protein, protein MEWLMNPWVIIVIVLSVVIGNLAALKATANMKFKQPKKPIAPQEKEDELGSEKMNR, encoded by the coding sequence ATGGAATGGTTAATGAACCCTTGGGTTATTATCGTCATCGTTTTAAGTGTTGTTATTGGGAACCTTGCCGCATTAAAAGCGACGGCAAATATGAAATTTAAACAGCCGAAAAAACCGATAGCACCACAAGAAAAAGAGGACGAATTAGGTTCTGAAAAAATGAATCGGTAG
- a CDS encoding chaperone NapD, translating into MPENEVHISSVVVHVKPEFLEQTKAKILEIPNAEIYGESEEGKLVVVLETENQGYITDSIDKINDFEGILTVALVFHQIEHFDSQCEDES; encoded by the coding sequence TTGCCTGAGAACGAAGTTCATATTTCAAGTGTAGTCGTACATGTCAAACCTGAATTTTTAGAACAAACAAAAGCAAAAATATTAGAAATACCGAATGCGGAAATCTACGGAGAAAGTGAAGAGGGCAAATTAGTTGTTGTGCTTGAAACAGAAAACCAAGGATATATCACCGATTCAATCGATAAAATAAATGACTTCGAAGGAATACTAACGGTTGCTTTAGTATTCCACCAAATCGAGCACTTTGATTCGCAATGTGAGGATGAATCATGA
- the dapE gene encoding succinyl-diaminopimelate desuccinylase: MPDTPTLTLAKDLLSRQSVTPEDAGCQELMIKRLKALGFTIEIMVFEDTTNFWARRGTEAPLFTFAGHTDVVPTGSLTQWNTDPFEPTIIDGMLYARGAADMKGSLACMIVAVERFISEHPEHKGSLSFLITSDEEGPFINGTTRVVDTLKERNEIIDMCIVGEPSSTQYVGDVVKNGRRGSLTGNLTVKGIQGHVAYPHIARNPIHQSMAALLELTMTEWDLGNAYFPPTSFQIPNMNSGTGASNVIPGTAEIMFNFRFSTESTVEGLQQRVIELLDKHNLEYDLDWIINGLPFLTDTGDLLTAVVDAVATVNQQKPELLTTGGTSDGRFIAQMGSQVIELGPVNATIHKVNECVKVDDLEKLTDMYQEVLNNLLA, translated from the coding sequence ATGCCTGACACTCCAACACTCACTCTCGCGAAAGATCTTCTCAGTCGCCAATCAGTCACTCCAGAAGATGCGGGCTGCCAAGAGTTAATGATTAAACGCCTTAAGGCTCTTGGTTTTACAATTGAAATCATGGTATTTGAAGACACCACCAATTTTTGGGCTCGCCGTGGAACAGAGGCACCTTTATTTACCTTCGCAGGCCACACAGATGTCGTTCCAACAGGATCATTAACGCAGTGGAATACCGATCCTTTTGAGCCAACGATCATCGATGGCATGTTATACGCTCGTGGAGCTGCCGATATGAAAGGCTCTCTTGCCTGCATGATTGTTGCTGTTGAGCGTTTCATTTCTGAGCACCCAGAACATAAAGGTTCACTCTCTTTCTTAATCACTTCAGATGAAGAAGGTCCATTCATTAATGGCACAACACGTGTGGTTGATACGCTAAAAGAGCGTAATGAAATTATTGATATGTGTATTGTTGGTGAACCGTCAAGCACCCAATATGTTGGCGATGTAGTCAAGAACGGTCGTAGAGGCTCTTTAACTGGAAACTTAACCGTCAAAGGCATTCAAGGTCACGTTGCTTATCCGCACATTGCACGAAATCCGATCCACCAATCAATGGCGGCACTACTTGAACTGACAATGACTGAATGGGATTTAGGTAATGCTTATTTTCCACCAACCAGCTTTCAAATTCCGAACATGAACAGTGGTACAGGTGCTTCTAATGTGATCCCTGGAACAGCGGAAATCATGTTTAACTTTCGCTTCAGCACTGAATCTACCGTCGAAGGCCTACAACAGCGTGTGATTGAACTCTTAGATAAACACAATTTAGAATACGATCTGGATTGGATTATCAATGGACTTCCGTTCTTAACCGATACTGGCGATCTATTAACAGCCGTTGTTGATGCCGTTGCCACTGTTAATCAACAGAAGCCTGAATTACTAACAACAGGTGGAACATCCGACGGCCGCTTCATTGCTCAAATGGGTTCACAAGTAATTGAGCTTGGTCCGGTTAATGCCACTATTCATAAAGTGAATGAGTGTGTAAAGGTTGATGATTTAGAAAAACTGACTGATATGTATCAAGAAGTCCTAAATAATTTACTCGCTTAG
- a CDS encoding M15 family metallopeptidase produces the protein MTYTQLTGLSTQHLSVVNPHRQLHHDCISSFKALEIAAKKAGFTLTIASSFRDFERQLMIWNNKFTGIRPILGTDSKVLDTNKMSDIEKIHAIMRWSALPGGSRHHWGTDLDVYASNHLPKGVTLQLEPWEYETGHQKEFSLWLFENAPKYGFFFPYKHDKKGVAIEPWHLSYKTTSDKYMSQLTPEHLLQAWRNVELAGKESIIKHIDILFHRYIMNINKE, from the coding sequence ATGACATATACACAGCTCACCGGTCTATCAACTCAACACCTCTCCGTTGTTAACCCCCATCGCCAACTTCACCATGATTGTATTTCTTCATTTAAGGCACTAGAAATTGCGGCAAAAAAAGCGGGATTTACTCTCACTATCGCAAGCAGTTTTCGTGATTTTGAACGTCAATTAATGATTTGGAATAATAAGTTTACAGGTATTCGTCCCATTCTAGGAACTGACAGTAAAGTGCTAGATACGAATAAGATGAGTGATATTGAAAAGATTCACGCCATTATGCGTTGGTCTGCATTGCCAGGAGGAAGTCGCCATCATTGGGGGACCGATCTTGATGTCTATGCGAGCAACCATCTTCCTAAAGGGGTCACATTGCAGCTTGAACCTTGGGAGTACGAAACAGGACATCAAAAAGAATTCAGTCTATGGTTATTTGAAAATGCCCCTAAATATGGTTTTTTCTTCCCTTATAAGCATGATAAAAAAGGCGTCGCGATTGAACCTTGGCACCTTAGTTACAAAACAACCAGTGATAAATATATGTCACAACTTACACCTGAACATTTACTTCAAGCATGGCGAAATGTAGAACTGGCAGGAAAAGAGAGTATCATTAAACATATCGATATCTTATTTCATCGTTACATCATGAACATAAATAAGGAATAG
- the dapA gene encoding 4-hydroxy-tetrahydrodipicolinate synthase translates to MFSGSIVALVTPLDTDGEVDYTSLKNLVDYHINAGTDGIVAVGTTGESATLSVEEHVKLVMKTLEFSDGRIPVIAGTGANATHEAVTFSKLFRDSGVAGCLSVTPYYNKPTQEGLFLHYKAISESTDVPQILYNVPGRTAVDLLPETVARLAEFDNIVALKDATAELDRIAITRELCGDKFIQLSGDDATALEFVKMGGHGVISVTANVAAKDMATMFALAAQGKFEEAEIINQRLMPLHQDLFVEANPMPVKWATHRLGMITHPDIRLPLTELSHSAQPVVEQALIRAGVLK, encoded by the coding sequence ATGTTCTCAGGTAGCATTGTCGCCTTAGTGACACCATTGGACACCGATGGTGAAGTTGATTACACAAGTTTAAAAAATCTCGTTGATTATCATATTAATGCAGGTACAGATGGCATTGTTGCTGTTGGCACTACTGGTGAGTCAGCGACATTAAGTGTAGAAGAACATGTCAAGTTAGTGATGAAAACGCTTGAGTTTTCTGATGGCAGAATTCCTGTTATTGCCGGTACTGGCGCAAACGCGACTCATGAAGCGGTAACGTTCAGTAAATTATTTCGAGATTCAGGTGTTGCTGGCTGTTTAAGCGTAACGCCTTATTATAATAAGCCAACACAAGAAGGTTTATTCTTACATTATAAAGCGATTTCTGAATCCACGGATGTACCTCAAATCCTTTACAATGTTCCGGGTCGCACGGCCGTAGATTTATTGCCAGAAACGGTAGCTCGTTTAGCTGAATTTGATAATATTGTCGCTTTAAAAGATGCGACAGCAGAATTAGACCGAATTGCAATTACGCGTGAACTTTGTGGTGATAAATTTATCCAACTAAGTGGTGATGACGCAACGGCACTTGAATTTGTTAAAATGGGCGGTCATGGTGTTATTTCTGTAACGGCAAACGTAGCAGCAAAAGACATGGCAACCATGTTTGCATTAGCGGCTCAAGGTAAGTTTGAAGAAGCGGAAATTATTAATCAACGCTTAATGCCATTACATCAGGATTTGTTTGTTGAAGCGAATCCAATGCCTGTTAAATGGGCCACTCATCGTTTAGGGATGATTACTCACCCTGATATTCGTTTACCACTAACAGAATTAAGTCATTCAGCACAACCAGTTGTTGAACAAGCATTAATTCGTGCTGGTGTGTTGAAGTAG
- the bcp gene encoding thioredoxin-dependent thiol peroxidase codes for MTPLAAGSPAPDISLLDQNGETISLSDLKGKKVLFYFYPKAMTPGCTVQAQGLRDVKAELDAHNVVVLGVSIDAVKRLGKFIERDQLNFTLLSDEDHSAADAFGVWGEKKFMGKVYDGLHRISFLINEDGIIEHVFTKFKTKTHHEVVLDYLNEK; via the coding sequence ATCACACCATTAGCGGCAGGCTCTCCTGCACCAGATATCTCTCTTTTGGATCAAAATGGAGAGACTATTTCTCTTTCCGATCTAAAAGGAAAAAAGGTTTTATTCTATTTCTATCCAAAAGCAATGACACCAGGATGTACTGTTCAAGCTCAAGGCCTTAGAGATGTAAAAGCAGAATTAGATGCGCATAATGTTGTCGTGTTAGGCGTGAGCATTGATGCGGTGAAACGCTTAGGTAAATTCATTGAGCGTGACCAATTAAACTTTACGTTACTGTCTGATGAAGATCACTCGGCTGCGGATGCTTTTGGTGTTTGGGGTGAGAAAAAATTCATGGGCAAAGTGTATGACGGTCTGCACCGCATTAGTTTCTTAATTAATGAAGACGGCATTATTGAACACGTCTTCACTAAATTTAAAACCAAAACACACCATGAAGTCGTTCTGGATTATTTAAACGAAAAATAA
- a CDS encoding glycine cleavage system protein R, giving the protein MSQYLVITAVGTDRPGISNKVTRLVTESSCNIIDSRIASFGNEFTLIMLLSGSANAVSRIENTLPLLGQQHDLITIIKRTSPHQERDTFYTIDAFVESEDRPGLTEKFTDFLANRDIDLKTLSAQTLKKATNQNSFQIQITAEIFQECHIMEIQEEFEHLCSTLNVSGKINFYKN; this is encoded by the coding sequence ATGTCCCAATACCTTGTAATTACTGCGGTCGGAACTGACAGACCTGGTATCTCGAATAAGGTGACTCGCCTCGTCACTGAATCAAGCTGTAATATCATAGATAGCCGTATCGCATCTTTTGGTAATGAATTCACATTGATCATGTTGTTGTCAGGAAGCGCAAATGCCGTTTCTCGAATTGAAAATACCTTGCCTTTATTAGGTCAACAACACGATCTAATAACGATAATAAAGCGCACATCGCCTCATCAAGAAAGAGACACTTTCTATACGATTGATGCGTTTGTTGAATCGGAAGATCGTCCGGGCTTAACGGAGAAGTTTACTGATTTCTTAGCCAACAGAGACATTGATCTAAAAACACTGAGTGCTCAAACATTAAAGAAAGCAACTAACCAGAATTCGTTTCAAATTCAAATTACAGCTGAGATTTTTCAAGAATGTCATATTATGGAAATCCAAGAAGAATTTGAACATTTATGCTCAACATTAAATGTCAGCGGAAAAATCAATTTTTATAAAAACTAA
- a CDS encoding winged helix-turn-helix domain-containing protein, translated as MELNPVFARRLYLALLVHNLERPNVPKLVELTGWPRRTIQDVLKALPGIGIELMFIQDGRRHNDGYYRLSDWGPYDPDWVCSREDQIASTLYH; from the coding sequence ATGGAGTTGAATCCAGTGTTCGCCAGACGCTTGTATTTAGCGTTGTTGGTGCATAATTTAGAAAGGCCTAATGTACCTAAACTTGTAGAGTTAACAGGGTGGCCTCGTCGTACAATTCAAGATGTACTAAAAGCATTACCAGGCATAGGCATTGAATTGATGTTTATACAAGATGGACGCCGTCATAATGATGGTTATTATCGTCTTTCTGATTGGGGACCTTATGATCCTGATTGGGTATGCTCGAGAGAAGATCAAATTGCTTCCACGTTATACCATTAA
- the napF gene encoding ferredoxin-type protein NapF — MSQDNSVDHSKRGFFRRLSPQKKIHPLTQQRLPWVHNEAEFVSACTRCEKCITACEESIIVKGDGGFPIVDFTKGECTFCEQCASVCPEHLFTVTEKSAFSHRITINESCLAKRAVECRSCSDMCDTQAIRFQLTLGSVAQPKLNFDDCNGCGACVAACPTSAISMTLEEQT; from the coding sequence ATGAGTCAAGATAATTCAGTTGACCATTCCAAGCGGGGATTTTTTCGCCGTTTGTCTCCTCAGAAAAAAATACATCCTTTAACACAGCAGCGTTTGCCTTGGGTTCATAATGAAGCTGAGTTTGTCTCTGCTTGTACTCGCTGTGAAAAGTGCATTACCGCATGTGAAGAAAGCATAATTGTTAAAGGCGATGGGGGTTTTCCTATCGTTGATTTTACAAAAGGTGAGTGCACTTTTTGTGAACAATGTGCATCAGTATGCCCTGAACACTTATTTACTGTAACTGAAAAATCAGCTTTCTCTCATCGAATTACAATAAATGAAAGTTGTTTAGCAAAACGAGCCGTTGAATGTCGTAGTTGCAGTGATATGTGTGACACGCAAGCGATTCGTTTTCAACTTACGCTGGGCAGTGTAGCTCAGCCTAAACTTAATTTTGATGACTGTAATGGATGTGGTGCTTGTGTTGCAGCATGCCCAACTTCAGCTATCAGCATGACACTGGAAGAGCAAACATAA
- a CDS encoding DUF4156 domain-containing protein, with amino-acid sequence MKTALCSLILLSLLSGCASTTKVENTNIDKVFLYFDDSSITDCTPVGTVTGSEGHWYTFFFITNKELLISAVNDMKNEATQLGGNSIVIHSPSAFNTSVTLLGSAYLCPSL; translated from the coding sequence ATGAAAACAGCCTTATGTTCTTTAATATTGCTATCACTACTCTCAGGTTGTGCATCAACAACCAAAGTAGAAAATACGAATATAGATAAGGTTTTTTTATATTTTGATGACAGTTCAATTACAGATTGTACTCCAGTCGGAACCGTTACAGGCAGTGAAGGCCATTGGTATACTTTTTTCTTTATTACAAATAAAGAGTTACTCATATCAGCCGTTAATGACATGAAAAATGAAGCCACCCAATTAGGAGGAAACAGCATTGTTATCCATTCTCCTTCAGCCTTTAACACGTCAGTCACTCTGCTTGGATCTGCCTATTTATGCCCCTCGTTATAA
- a CDS encoding type VI secretion system PAAR protein: MGNAVKVGDIGTAHDGFHPSPILAGSGTVKVDGVPAARKGDPLAPHSKPKHPPHPRAISEGSNSVFMDGQPAARSGDAVGCGGKVQGGGTVNIG, encoded by the coding sequence ATGGGAAATGCAGTGAAAGTGGGTGATATAGGTACTGCCCATGATGGGTTTCATCCAAGTCCGATATTAGCGGGTTCGGGAACGGTTAAAGTTGATGGTGTACCTGCAGCCAGAAAGGGGGATCCTCTTGCTCCTCATAGTAAACCTAAACATCCACCACACCCGCGAGCCATTTCTGAGGGATCGAACTCTGTGTTTATGGATGGGCAGCCGGCGGCGAGAAGTGGAGATGCGGTTGGATGTGGAGGTAAAGTTCAAGGTGGTGGAACGGTTAATATTGGTTAG
- the narQ gene encoding nitrate/nitrite two-component system sensor histidine kinase NarQ: MKHNKTSILTKTIAQVMLWIVLISIITTSLALVTLSSSLKDAEAVNIAGSLRMQSYRLAYDIETNSPYMLDHLAKFSESIESPAFHSLDQWFVPDDIESYYSDIRLQWQLLQPALLSDDKQIYLTKVSLFVDEIDHFVLRLQQFSERKLQLLSFIGAIGLSLILCLGLFIISFTQRKIVSPLHHLVAASHSMTKGNFSVQVDLNSGNELGQLGSAFNHMAKQVHSSYRELESHVEDKTRKLSQANRSLTTLYACSQELSASQLDEKAFKNILNMFTNIEGVISARLIVEEESGGDWEITSGTPNNSPWSLEELIIDGEKLGYLLWQFSLPCPDQKLIINIANILARGLFYDLTQKQTHQLILLEERAAIARELHDSLAQSLSYLKIQTTLLKRQLKKCDCQNTGSTLTELDEGLKSAYTQLRELLNTFRLTINKAHFGEALQEIINTLQSQTAIRIHVNNELPSLPINAQQHVHLLQLIREATLNAIKHSKAGNIIITCYQEGEQGYINIEDDGVGFDSTEEKINHYGLRIMQERANFVRGTLSIASELEHGCAVNVTFPLNQ, from the coding sequence ATGAAACATAACAAAACATCAATATTAACAAAAACAATAGCTCAAGTGATGTTGTGGATTGTCCTTATTTCTATCATTACAACAAGCTTAGCTTTGGTCACATTATCATCAAGTTTAAAAGACGCCGAAGCGGTCAATATTGCCGGTTCTTTACGCATGCAAAGTTATCGTTTGGCCTACGATATTGAAACCAATTCACCATACATGCTAGATCACTTAGCCAAGTTTTCAGAATCCATTGAATCACCCGCTTTCCACTCTTTAGATCAATGGTTTGTACCGGACGACATTGAATCCTATTATTCTGACATTCGATTACAGTGGCAGTTATTGCAACCTGCATTACTAAGTGATGATAAACAAATTTATCTCACTAAAGTGTCGCTCTTTGTGGATGAAATCGATCATTTCGTTCTACGCTTACAGCAATTTTCAGAGCGAAAACTTCAATTGCTTTCTTTTATTGGTGCGATAGGTTTATCTCTCATTCTTTGTCTTGGCCTTTTTATTATTTCATTTACTCAACGAAAAATTGTGAGTCCGCTGCATCATCTTGTTGCCGCAAGTCACTCAATGACAAAAGGCAATTTTTCAGTACAAGTGGATTTAAATAGTGGTAATGAATTAGGGCAATTAGGCAGCGCCTTTAATCACATGGCAAAACAAGTGCACTCTAGCTACCGCGAGCTCGAAAGTCATGTTGAAGATAAAACCAGAAAACTCAGTCAAGCAAATCGATCGCTAACCACTCTTTATGCTTGCTCTCAAGAGCTATCAGCGTCTCAACTTGATGAAAAAGCCTTTAAAAACATTCTTAACATGTTTACTAATATTGAAGGTGTTATTAGTGCAAGGTTAATTGTAGAAGAAGAGTCTGGGGGTGATTGGGAAATAACAAGTGGAACCCCAAACAACTCACCTTGGAGTTTAGAAGAGCTGATCATTGATGGAGAAAAATTAGGTTACTTATTGTGGCAATTTTCTCTTCCATGCCCAGACCAAAAGCTAATCATCAATATCGCAAATATTCTTGCTCGTGGGTTGTTCTATGACTTAACCCAAAAACAAACGCATCAACTTATTCTTCTTGAAGAACGAGCAGCAATTGCACGAGAACTGCATGATTCACTGGCACAATCGCTTTCTTATTTAAAAATTCAAACGACCTTATTGAAACGCCAACTTAAGAAATGTGATTGTCAAAACACGGGGAGTACATTGACGGAATTGGATGAGGGACTTAAAAGTGCCTATACTCAGTTAAGAGAATTATTAAACACCTTTAGATTAACGATTAATAAGGCGCACTTTGGTGAAGCATTACAAGAGATTATAAATACCTTACAATCGCAGACAGCCATTCGTATACATGTAAATAATGAACTGCCATCTTTACCAATTAATGCACAACAGCACGTACATTTGTTGCAATTAATACGCGAAGCAACATTAAATGCCATCAAACACTCAAAAGCTGGTAATATTATCATTACGTGTTACCAAGAAGGTGAGCAAGGTTACATTAACATTGAAGATGATGGCGTAGGATTTGATTCCACCGAAGAAAAAATAAATCATTATGGATTAAGAATAATGCAAGAACGAGCAAACTTCGTTCGAGGTACTTTATCCATTGCATCAGAATTAGAACACGGTTGTGCAGTGAACGTTACGTTTCCACTTAACCAATAA
- the bamC gene encoding outer membrane protein assembly factor BamC: MKVNTRFVVGSLMVAMLAACSSSPTERRQAKQDFKYLDTAPLKEWQQPAEAKPEFYPQYDIPKGEYVGGVGKGVDIRPPQQVLELIPGARIEEQQGEVSVWLVKDEDLDKLWQTVLGLIKKRNITLLKQSDTELETDWLTWNSEDEDHEFGSRYLITKLNQNNRSGFKIVLIDWQVDGKQAEVTQANKARYNILMTNLVTSAYDEQLREEARIRAEELVKRIPISMGQDRSGLPVIIARAPYNVFWERLGDLLPMMGLNIEDRNRSQGTIEVKYKEPDDEFWQEIGTKPLSFEGRTYNLLLGDLGNRTSINVTDAAGKPVDEATLDSLVPVLAAMIEKSNKKPKTEITEE, encoded by the coding sequence ATGAAAGTGAACACTCGCTTTGTTGTTGGATCATTGATGGTTGCTATGTTAGCGGCTTGTTCAAGCAGTCCAACTGAGCGTCGCCAAGCTAAACAAGATTTTAAATATTTAGATACGGCACCATTAAAAGAATGGCAACAGCCAGCGGAAGCTAAACCTGAGTTCTATCCTCAATATGATATTCCTAAAGGGGAGTATGTTGGTGGCGTCGGAAAAGGTGTCGATATTCGACCTCCTCAGCAAGTATTAGAACTGATCCCAGGGGCTCGTATAGAAGAGCAACAAGGGGAAGTCTCTGTATGGCTTGTGAAAGATGAAGATCTTGATAAGCTTTGGCAAACGGTGTTGGGCTTAATTAAAAAACGAAATATCACATTACTAAAACAATCGGATACTGAACTTGAAACTGATTGGTTAACGTGGAATTCAGAAGATGAAGATCATGAGTTTGGTTCTCGTTATTTGATTACTAAGTTAAATCAAAATAATCGCTCAGGATTTAAAATTGTTCTGATTGATTGGCAAGTTGATGGTAAACAAGCTGAAGTTACTCAAGCAAATAAAGCGCGTTATAATATTTTAATGACGAATTTAGTGACGTCTGCTTATGACGAGCAGCTTCGCGAAGAAGCGCGTATTCGTGCTGAAGAGCTTGTTAAGCGTATCCCTATTTCTATGGGACAAGATCGCAGTGGTCTTCCTGTGATAATCGCTCGTGCGCCTTATAATGTTTTCTGGGAGCGTCTTGGTGATTTATTGCCTATGATGGGACTGAATATTGAAGATAGAAACCGTTCGCAAGGAACCATTGAGGTTAAATATAAAGAGCCTGATGATGAGTTCTGGCAAGAGATTGGTACAAAACCATTGTCTTTTGAAGGTCGCACTTACAACCTACTATTAGGTGATCTTGGTAACCGTACTTCTATTAATGTAACGGATGCTGCGGGTAAACCGGTAGATGAAGCGACTCTTGATTCATTAGTTCCTGTGTTGGCTGCAATGATTGAAAAATCAAATAAGAAGCCAAAAACAGAAATAACGGAAGAATAG
- a CDS encoding response regulator codes for MWNVVIVDDHPLMRRGIGQLLSFEDEFTLAGEASNGTDAVALISKDEPDLVLLDLNMKGMSGLDTLHALRNEGVTCPIVILTVSDNKQDIKTLIKAGADGYLLKDSEPDELIALLKQAIQGDKAYSEQVKICLEEGKNGDDKLSSLTARELEILQNVAKGMRNKQVADKLFISEATVKVHMKSLLKKLNVKSRVAATLLYLDA; via the coding sequence ATGTGGAATGTTGTTATCGTTGACGATCATCCTTTAATGCGCCGAGGCATTGGCCAACTTCTTTCTTTTGAAGATGAATTTACCCTAGCAGGAGAAGCAAGTAATGGCACAGATGCCGTTGCTCTAATCTCTAAAGATGAACCCGACCTTGTTCTTCTCGATCTCAATATGAAAGGCATGTCAGGCCTTGATACGTTGCATGCATTACGCAATGAAGGCGTAACTTGCCCGATTGTTATTCTTACCGTATCCGATAATAAACAAGACATTAAAACCTTAATAAAAGCAGGTGCTGACGGTTACTTACTTAAAGACAGTGAACCTGACGAACTTATTGCACTGCTAAAGCAAGCAATACAAGGTGATAAAGCCTATTCAGAGCAAGTAAAAATTTGTTTAGAAGAAGGCAAGAATGGTGATGATAAACTGTCTAGTTTAACCGCTCGTGAACTTGAAATATTACAAAATGTAGCGAAAGGAATGAGAAATAAACAAGTAGCAGACAAACTGTTCATTTCAGAAGCAACAGTAAAAGTGCACATGAAGAGCCTACTTAAAAAACTCAATGTAAAATCGAGAGTAGCAGCAACCTTACTTTATTTGGATGCATAA